CTCCCGGAGCTTGAGCCTGAGACCCATGTCCAACAGGTTGCCCACCATGAAGAGCACCAGGGTCACCTTCAGCGCGATTTCCAGAGTCGCCATCATAGGCCGGTCCCTCGCATGTCGGCTGTCGGCTCCGCCGTCGTTCCGTCTTGGTCAGTCGTCAAGAGCAACAGCTGCTGTTCGAAAAATGTTCTGACGATTTCCATCATGGCCACCTAATGAGCATCGTGCTTTGGCGCCGGTCGGAATTCCGTGCGCCTTTCGTTTATGGCCTGCTTGCCGCCCACACCTTGGAGATCACTGACATCCGCCATCGCTCGATCTTCCGCCTCACCGAAGAATCGCTTGGCGGATCGATCCAGGAGCGTCAGCTCCAGTTGAAGCGTTTCAGCGCGCTCTTCAGGCGAAGTCTGAATCAGGTGTTCCAGCATGGCTCGCAGCCGACGGGTGACCTGAATGCTTGTCCCGCCGAACTGACGAATCTCCGTAACCGCCAGGTGAACGAAGTCTTCCCAGTCCGGCGTCCGGTAGAGAAGCCGAACCGCGCCGCGCGCATCTCGTCTTTGCCCTTCATCCAGATGTCGGCCGCCCACACTGCAAAGGAGGTTCTGGATCTGGTCAATGGCCAGAACCGCGGTGGTCGGGTCGTTGATCGCGGGGGAAAGGCCCTTGGAGGCGATGTCCACCATGATGCGGAAGACAAAGGCCGGGTCCTGCTGCAGGGTCCGTTCGGGACCAACGGCGACCGATTGGCGAAGCGCAGCCGCCGACGGCAGGGCTCCGTCGCCGAAGATCCGGAACAGGGGCTGGTCGGCCGCCAGGAAATCGCCCACCTGGGGGACCATCTCGATCACGCAGTCGGCGCGCTGGGCCAAAGACACGAGTCCTTCCAGGTCGAATGCGAGGACTACACCCTCTCTGAGGTTGAGTATCGTGCATCGGGGCTCCCCGTCGAGGACCCCGGCAGGTTCCGGTATCGTATCTTGAGACTCGGAGAGGCGCCTCGGATATACGGTTTCGATCACTTCTCGCCCGAGCCGGGCCGCCAACCCCAAAGCCCCGCTCGGTCGGAGCGCTCTGCACACGCTGTCTACCAGGTAGAGAAAAACGCCCAGGCTCACGAGGCAACTGTAAACAGCAACGTAGGCGGTGAGTGGGGGAACGCCACCCTTGATTCGGACCAGTGCTCCAAGCGTGAAGGTGAAGGTGAATACAAACAGCGCCAGTGAGAGCTTCGTTACTGGGTTTCGTAACACGAGACCAATGATGCGGGGCGTCAGTTGGGCGCTGGCGAGCTGCACAGTGATCAGCAAGGCGGAACAAACAAAGACAATGAGCGTGAACATCGACGAGGCCAAGGTGCCCAGAAGCGTCAGCGTGGTGGACGGGTCGAACTGCAATTGCCAGCCCATTGCCGACTCAATACTGTGAAGGAATTGAACCGCCACCAGTGCCACAAATATGCCAAGCGCAGGCAGGATCCAGAGTGAGTTCCTCGAGTACTGTGAAAGACGATAGCGCTGAAGCCAGGTCATATTGTGTCTTCACCTATTGCGGCCTTTTGGCGAGCTCCTCGGAGAGAATTGGAACGCCAAGATTGCAGGCCTGGACGCCTTGGGAGACGCAGAGCTTCAACACCTCCATGATCTCCTCCATGGTCGCACCCAGCTTGAGTGCTGCCTTGATGTGACGGCGCGTGCCGGGAGCATACATGTGGGTGATGGACGCATCGAAGGCGATGCTCAATAGTTCGACATCCTTGGGCGAAAGCACTCCGCCGGTATAGATCCCGCTGGCCACGGCAAAGAATTCATCCGTCCAGACCGGGTCCAGTTCAAAGAAGGGATCCCATGCCTGATTCCATTGGCCGATCTCTTTCATCTTGTCGCAGGAAGGTGTCACTTGCGTGGTTTTCTTCCGTGGCTGAACCCCCGCCGCCTTCGCCTCTTCAAGTAGAATGGGCGCACCCAGACTGCACGAATGGATCGCCAGGGCCGAAGCACACTTCAGCACCATCAGGATCTCATCGCGGGTCGCGCCCGCCTCAAGCGCAGCGCGAATATGGCGGCGGGTCCCGTCTGGGTTGAGGTTCGTGCAGGCGGCATTCAATGCTACACCGATCAATTCAATCGTCTTGCGAGGCAAAACACCCTTGACCCACGGATTCGTCGTCATCTTCACGCAGGCGTTGGCCCATTTCGGATCCCATTCGCGTAGCTTCTCCAGAGCTGGATCCCACGGGCCGTGACTCGTCGCCGGCTCCCGGCCGGTATGACCCAGGGCTGGCTTCGGAACACTGGAACCCTTTTTCGCCTCGGACGGTTCGGCCACGGCCAATTCTCCGACCGCAACTGTGCCCAGCAGCGATCCGGTTGCAGCCACGAATTCCCGACGGGTCAGATCCCTTTGCTGCGAGTCATTCGTTGGGCGAATGGGATTTGATGTTGTCTGTTGCTCAGGGTGTGTCATACGCTTGCTCCTTTCGCGCCCCATGTTTCTGGGCAGAGCGCGAGCGCCGTGTCCAGAAGCCGGACCCGGCCCGTTTCGATCTCGTAGATGGCGCCTGCGATCTTCATGCGTCCCTCGGCCAGACGCGCCTGGCCTTCGGGTGACTCGATGATGCTGCGCAGCGTCCACCGGACGTTGCGCTCGACGGCCCGTGCCAGCCGCTCCGACGGCGACAGTTGGGGGTCGAGACCGTCCAGGCCGGGCAGGATGCTGTCCACCAGCAACTGAATCCGAGAGCGTTGCTGGGTACCCTGGTACTTTGTCTCCAGGGCCGCGTTAATTGCACCGCAACCCTCATGGCCGAGCACCACCAGCAGCGGAGTCTGCAAGTGAACGCCGGCATACTGCAGGCTGCCGGCCACTTCCGGCGAAAGGACATTCCCCGCAACCCGCACGACGAACAGTTCACCGAGGCCGACATCGAAAACCCACTCCGGCGGCACTCGCGAGTCGCTGCAGCCCAATATTGTCGCGAACGGATGCTGGCCCCGGGCCAACGCAGCCACGGTCTCACGTGGCACGCCGGACAAATGCGCTTCGCCTCGCACGAAGCGTTCATTGCCCTCGATCAAACGTCGCAGGGCCTCATCGGCAGACACTTCGGGTTTGTGGTTCATGTTGTGCCCATCATCTCCAGCATCACCTGGACGAGAATGATCTTGGTGATGGTAGCGGCCGGGAAAGTCGTCGCGTATGTGATGTCCGCGCGGTCGGTGGGCACGAGTTTGGAGCCGAATGCCAGGATGGCCGGGTTGCCACCCACCCCTCCCGCAGCGGCTCCCAGGAGATCGTCGAATCGCAGCCGCAGCAGGAAATGACCCACCAACATGTTGAAGAGCATCGGGGTGACGATGATGGCCGCCCCCAATGCCAGGAAGATCGGCCCCAATTGCTGAACTGTGGCGATGAACTTCGGCCCCGAGACCATCCCGATCTGGGCGAGGAACAGCGTCAGCCCGAAGTTCCGCAGCGTGAGGTTGGCGGAGACAGGCATGGTCCACACCCAGGTTCCGGTTCGACCAAGACGGCTGAGGATGAGCGCGACAACAAGCGGGCCACCGGCAACACCCAGGCTGAGAGTACCCACGCCGGGCACGGGGATGGGGAGGATGCCCAGAAGCACGCCGAGCGCCATGCCGATTCCCAGCGAGACATAACTGAACTCGGTGGTGCCCTTAATGGAATCGCCAAAATGTGCCCGCACTGCATCGCGCTGATTGCGATTGACCATCAACCCAACGCGGTCACCAAATTCCAGCACGAGTCCCGGGCGCGGCAGGAGATCCGTGTCGCCTCGGCGCACATGCATGATGGAGGATTCGGAGACACCTGGAATCCGCAAGTCCGCCAGGTTCACGCCCACCACGGTGCGTTTGGAGACGAAGACCCGGAAGTAATCGAGATCCAGCCGGTCCTTCGTGATCCGGCCGGCCGCGGACTCCCCAATGAGCAGCCGAGCCCTTTCGAGTCCCTCTGCGGACTCGCCCGCCACAGCCACCGCGTCGTCATGATCGAGCACGAGGTCGGGCGCGGGAACCCGGTTCTGATGTGCCCGGCGTACGACGATGATCTGAACACCTGCTGGCAGCGCAGCGGTGAGCTCTGCAAGTGGACGCCCAATCACCTGTGCATTGCGCACGACGAACTCCCGCAATTCGAGGCCGGTCCCGGTGGCGGGAGTGAGTTTCGGCTTGAGCCAGACGTTGGCGAAGTACATGCACAGAATCGGGGCGATCAAACCGAACGGGTAGGCCACGCTATAGCCGAGGGCCGGGTCATTGCTGCCGGCAGCGCCAATGGCCGCCTGCAGTGCCGGCGTGCTTGTCAATGCGCCGGCAAACAAACCGGCAACATGGGCAGGCGCGACCGAGAAGATAGCGTAGGCCACATAACAAACGCCGATGGCGACGAGGTGTGAAGACAGCGCCAGTGCGTTCACCTTGAGGCCGAACGGGCTGGTCAGGCCGGCAAAGAACTGCTTCCCGTACTGGATGCCGATTCCATAAACGAACATCACCAGCCCGAGCGAGCCAAGCAACGCCGGGGGCGCTGCATTGGGCGCCAGCATGCCTGCGGCGAGACCGACAAACAGGACCGCACCGATGCCCAGGTTGAAGCCTCGGATGTTCACCTGGCCAACTGCATACCCCAGTCCGATGACCAGAAACATCGAGAGCAACGGCTGCTGTTCAAGGAATGTCCTGATGGTATCCATGCCAGGGTTCACCTCGCTGCAGCCCGTCGGCCGAACGCCTCGTCGATGATC
The genomic region above belongs to Phycisphaerae bacterium and contains:
- a CDS encoding DUF2254 domain-containing protein; amino-acid sequence: MTWLQRYRLSQYSRNSLWILPALGIFVALVAVQFLHSIESAMGWQLQFDPSTTLTLLGTLASSMFTLIVFVCSALLITVQLASAQLTPRIIGLVLRNPVTKLSLALFVFTFTFTLGALVRIKGGVPPLTAYVAVYSCLVSLGVFLYLVDSVCRALRPSGALGLAARLGREVIETVYPRRLSESQDTIPEPAGVLDGEPRCTILNLREGVVLAFDLEGLVSLAQRADCVIEMVPQVGDFLAADQPLFRIFGDGALPSAAALRQSVAVGPERTLQQDPAFVFRIMVDIASKGLSPAINDPTTAVLAIDQIQNLLCSVGGRHLDEGQRRDARGAVRLLYRTPDWEDFVHLAVTEIRQFGGTSIQVTRRLRAMLEHLIQTSPEERAETLQLELTLLDRSAKRFFGEAEDRAMADVSDLQGVGGKQAINERRTEFRPAPKHDAH
- a CDS encoding carboxymuconolactone decarboxylase family protein; the protein is MTHPEQQTTSNPIRPTNDSQQRDLTRREFVAATGSLLGTVAVGELAVAEPSEAKKGSSVPKPALGHTGREPATSHGPWDPALEKLREWDPKWANACVKMTTNPWVKGVLPRKTIELIGVALNAACTNLNPDGTRRHIRAALEAGATRDEILMVLKCASALAIHSCSLGAPILLEEAKAAGVQPRKKTTQVTPSCDKMKEIGQWNQAWDPFFELDPVWTDEFFAVASGIYTGGVLSPKDVELLSIAFDASITHMYAPGTRRHIKAALKLGATMEEIMEVLKLCVSQGVQACNLGVPILSEELAKRPQ
- a CDS encoding carbonic anhydrase, translated to MNHKPEVSADEALRRLIEGNERFVRGEAHLSGVPRETVAALARGQHPFATILGCSDSRVPPEWVFDVGLGELFVVRVAGNVLSPEVAGSLQYAGVHLQTPLLVVLGHEGCGAINAALETKYQGTQQRSRIQLLVDSILPGLDGLDPQLSPSERLARAVERNVRWTLRSIIESPEGQARLAEGRMKIAGAIYEIETGRVRLLDTALALCPETWGAKGASV
- a CDS encoding YidE/YbjL duplication, with the translated sequence MDTIRTFLEQQPLLSMFLVIGLGYAVGQVNIRGFNLGIGAVLFVGLAAGMLAPNAAPPALLGSLGLVMFVYGIGIQYGKQFFAGLTSPFGLKVNALALSSHLVAIGVCYVAYAIFSVAPAHVAGLFAGALTSTPALQAAIGAAGSNDPALGYSVAYPFGLIAPILCMYFANVWLKPKLTPATGTGLELREFVVRNAQVIGRPLAELTAALPAGVQIIVVRRAHQNRVPAPDLVLDHDDAVAVAGESAEGLERARLLIGESAAGRITKDRLDLDYFRVFVSKRTVVGVNLADLRIPGVSESSIMHVRRGDTDLLPRPGLVLEFGDRVGLMVNRNQRDAVRAHFGDSIKGTTEFSYVSLGIGMALGVLLGILPIPVPGVGTLSLGVAGGPLVVALILSRLGRTGTWVWTMPVSANLTLRNFGLTLFLAQIGMVSGPKFIATVQQLGPIFLALGAAIIVTPMLFNMLVGHFLLRLRFDDLLGAAAGGVGGNPAILAFGSKLVPTDRADITYATTFPAATITKIILVQVMLEMMGTT